Genomic window (Paenibacillus sp. PK3_47):
GCTACATTTTTATTGTAACTATTATTACGGAATTTAACTCGTTACGAGGAGGCAGGGAAATGCAGAATAAGATCAGCGAGGTATTGCTCGAGAATTGGGATTATGCTATGGATGTGGAGGACTGGTCTCCGCCGCTGGGTGCGGCACTGGAGGGAGTAGACAGTGCGCAGGCGGTCTGGAGACCGGAAGGGGCAGCCGGCAATTCGATTTGGGAGACAGTGAACCACCTGACCTACTACAAGGAACGTCTGCTGCGCAAGCTTAAGGGCCTGCCGAAGCTGCCGGATCTGGAGAACAATGACGCTACGTTTACGGTAACGGAGAGCGGGGAGGAAGCCTGGGCGGCGGCGATAGCCAAGCTGAAATCGGTCCATGCCTCCCTGCGGGAAGTGATTGAAGCGCTTGAGGAAGGTGCCTACGACTGGGGCGGCTCCGGACATGCTCCGGGCGAAGAAGTGATGAGCCTGATCCTGCATGATGCCTACCACACCGGACAGATCGTACTGATCCGTAAGCTGCAGGGCTCGTGGCCGTCGAACCGGAGTTTTAACTAGGGGCTGCCAAGCTTTAACCGGGCCCTCATTTTTCACGGACAAAAGTTAATTTATGACTATTGCACAAGCCGTACTATCACTGCCCTTGTTCGCCGGGGGAGGAGGGAGTGCGGCTGTATGCTGTTTCAACAGGGAAAAGCGGGGGTTATTGAATGCTATACTACTTAAGCGTTGAGAGGAGAGATTGACAATGGAACCGAACTACAAGGACAGAAGTGTTGAAGTGGAACGCACGGAGGTGCATAAGAAATCGGATTCCAGCCTTGTCGCATCAACCTTTATCAAATACGCGGCGTATATCATTATTATCTTCGGAATTCTCTTTTTCCTGGTGAGATATGTCTTCCCGATGTTCTAAAAC
Coding sequences:
- a CDS encoding DinB family protein; this translates as MQNKISEVLLENWDYAMDVEDWSPPLGAALEGVDSAQAVWRPEGAAGNSIWETVNHLTYYKERLLRKLKGLPKLPDLENNDATFTVTESGEEAWAAAIAKLKSVHASLREVIEALEEGAYDWGGSGHAPGEEVMSLILHDAYHTGQIVLIRKLQGSWPSNRSFN